The sequence AGAAGTTCTAGAAGCCAAGGTGGGACTGGGGTCTGTCccggagggagggaggaggtggaCAGGGCCTTCCTCAGAGGCTCCGGAGCTGGAGGGGGCCTCCGAGATGTGCCCCCACCCTTCCCTCCGTGCCTGTGGCCCCAGCACCCCAGAGAGGCCACCCGAGGGGCACGTGTGTCTGGAGGCCCCCAGGCCGGGCCAAACTGGGGGGTGGGCGTGGCTGGAAAGCTGTCCCTGCCCGAGCCTGCCCCCAGCACCCAGATCTTCATCAGAACCCCCCAACCCCACAGGCCTGTCTGCAGGGCATGCCAGAACCCTCCCCGCAGGAGAGGGCAGGCTAGCCTgggctctccctcctcttcctcggGCACCCGGGTCACGTTGCAGTCAGAGTGGGCTTGTTGAGAGGCAGGCTGCGTGGCTGCCTGGGGGGCTCTGGGTTCCAGACCGTGTTCCGTTGGCTTGGGTGCAGAGCCTGCCCCAGCATGCCCCCTCTCTCTGCTGCCCACCGGCCCCATCGCCTCCAGCTACAGGCTCAGAGCCACGACCCTCCCCatcccaggtcacacagcaaagaGGGGGTCATGACTCAACTCTCTCGCTTGGCTCAACAACAAAGTTCCGAGCCCCTTGTTGGAAGGGTCCGCCTCAGTGCTGGCTACTGGGGTGACTGACCAGAAGGTTCTGTGCTCCAGAAGCCTCTAGACTCCACCGCTAATATCCCCGCCCCCCTGACCCCCCCAGGGTCTGCTAGTGGCACACCAGGCACAGCAGGAGCCCAGGGAGACCCCCCAAGAAGGCCTTGGCCCCCCAGTAGGCAAAATGCTTGCCTACCTGAAAAGCCAGTCTCTCCTTGCTCTAAGTTGCAACCTCTGGGGCTGGGCTAGCCGGGCCTAGGCCTCAGGCTGCTGTGTGGGGCCCCGGCCCAGGCGGTCTGCGGGACCCATGAGGGGCGGGAGGAAGTGGGGGCGATGACAGGAAGGGGGGTGCAGGCGGGAGAGCGAGATGGGacgggagagagggaggagacgGCTCCCCCCAGCCACccgcccacccccagccctgccaaAGACGCTACCTCACAGGGGGAATGAGTCAGGGCTGGAACGCCCAGCGGGAGCCTTGGAAGGGCTCTTCGGTTCCCAGGCGACCTGGACAGGTtcgagtggggtggggggtggtctgGCCAAGCCCCAGGGAGGCtgtggggagaggtggggggCCGGTGCAGACAGGCCTCTTCCAGCCTGCTGGGGCACGTCCTCCCCCTCCCGCCCGGGCCGGGCCCACCTCCCCCCACCGACTCCCAGGCTCCGGGGAGCCAAGGTCTCCCCCCAGCACCACACATAAGCACCTCTGGGAAGTTGGGCAGCCTGTTGGGGCATCCAGCCCCCCTCCACCAGGAGCAGGCACTGGGAAGAAGGGGGCGGAAGGTTCTAGAGGAAGTGAGGCCAGGGCGCTGAGTTTGTAGCAAGCCCTGGGTCCCAAAGAGACTGAGGCGGGTGCCCTGTGGCCCTCTGGTCCCCGTCAGGCTCACTCGGAGCGGGGAGCTGGGGCGccaggggtggggagtgaggcCAAGGGCGCCGGGACGGAGGCTGCGGGCGGGCAAAGGTTTGGCTGTCTTTCCCAGGCTCATGGTTGGGCCCCAGCAGTGGGCAGGCTGGCAGGGAGGGTAGGGCGGGATTCACTGCCCAGCCACTGTTTTTCCCTCAGAGAACTGGCATAAGACCCAGCACAGAGGGGAGGGGACAAGACTGAAGGAGGCAGCCAGAGACAGCCGGGCTGGGGGACAGAGGGTAACGAGGATGGGACAGGGGGCCTTACGTGGGAGCCAGGAGGCAGGCTCTGGCATCTAGCGtggtttttatacccattttatggAAGAGGGCACCAAAGGCCTGGAGAGAGGAgccaactccccccccccccccgagacGCAGAGCCTGGCTCTGTCCCATCCCCAAGTCCTCGCTGGCTCCCAGCCCCCTGGAGCCAAGGAAAGAGGCTGCTACAGCGGTGGCAGCACGGGCAGGTGACCGCAGGTGTGTGCGAGGGTGGAGGCCCCCCGGcgccagccccccagccccccagcttcCCCCGTCTGCTCCTCTGAAAGCCGGCGCAGTCCTCCTTGTGGGATGGCTCCAGGTCACATCCAAACAAGACGTGCTGGCAGCATCTTTGAACATGGAGGGGCTGAGCCAGGCATTCAGGCTGGGCCAAGGGCGGCGGGCGCGGGACCCGAGGGCGGGCAGGCCCCCGGGGCTCAACTGCAGACATGTGCCCCCCACCCCGCTGCCCAGTCAGAGCCGCCCGGGGCGCCTGGCCCCAGCCAGCAGCCAGGCCTCAACTCCGGCCCCTTCCTGCCCGGAGTCCCTGCGCTGACGGGGAGGCGGGAGGCACGGCCTTGTGGGACCAGCGTCCACCACAGACCCCCCTTACCCCCCGAGGGCTCTGGCCTCCACTTGGGTCTGTGTTTGTTTGTGGGGGGGCCTGTTGCTGCCGAGGTGACAGGATGGAGCCCAGGGCCGGGTCAGCCTTCGGGGACAGGCTGCACGCAAAAGTGGGGTGTTGGGGGCTGTAGGGGGCCAGCCATCGGCTGCCAAGAGCTGGACTCCGGGCTGGGTGCCCTCCCTCCCTGTGCTACAAGGAAGAGGGGAGACGCTGTCACCTCCCAGGGTCAGGACAGGGGACACGAGTTCCTTACCCAGCCCTCCCTGCAACCATAAGAAAGAAGGGATGTTATTCCCACTTGACGAGGGAGTCACCTGGGGTTCAGTTTGCTCAAAActcttgcccaaggccacacagcaaggaAAGGTGAAGAGCTGGGACgtcagtgtctgtctgtccatccacctACCTGTACCTGTGTGTCTGGCTCACCCTCTGCCATGACAGACGTTGCCCCAGTCCCCAGAGCTCTGAGGTCCctgggtggtgggagtggggatggggcaGAGGTGAGGCAGGGGGCAACCCTGCTTGCCAGGCAGGGCCTTGCTAGGGGATGGGGGCATCCTCCATTCCCCTCATTGGCATCAAGAATTCTCCAGAAACACCCACGGCCTCTCTCCCCTCCTTGGGCCCATGGCACCCACCCAGTCCCTGCTGCCTCCTGCCTGCGTCTCCCGGGCCAGCTCCTCGAAGGCAGCCTGCAAAATCCATCATGGGGCCGGGCCAGGGAGGTTCCCCCATCAGGCAGGCCAGACCCCACAGGGAGCGCCGGGGCCACTCCCCTCTGCCACCCAGGGGCCCCCTCGCCTTGCTTCTAAAGTCCCACTCGACCCCTAGCCTCCCCCTTTCTCCCAGGGCAGGGCTGCCCCGGCCCCTCTCCTTCAAGCAAGTCCAGGGGCACCCGAGATCCCCGCCGCTAACCAGGCCTGCGCTAGCCTCCTCGGCCATCTGACCACCCAGAGACCACCCAGAACTTGGATGTTCCCGCAGCTCGTTGGGGAGGAGACGGGCAAGTTCAGGGTTGCCGGGGCTGGGCCGGGCCGGCCTGTGGAGCCCGGGGACGTCCCGGGGACCCTCGCTTTGGTGTATGTGGGAGTTCCAGGCCCAAGGTGCCCCTGGTGGAGAGGACTTGGGGGCCCCCAGCCCCCCTAAACCTGAGCGATGAGTCACCACAGGGGGGAGTAGAGGGCGCGGGTAACCCGAGCCCCCCGGCGCCTCCATTGGGCCAGGGGCGTGTCAGCGACGCGGGGTCGCCAATGAGCGGCTGGCGGCGCCGCCCCTCCGGCTGGGATTGGAGCCGAGCAGGTGGGGAGTCCGAGGGGCGTCTGTTTCGGATTAtctggaagagctgcagctggcAGGGGGCTCGGGGCGAGAAGGCACCCTCCATGGCCACCCCGGGGGGCTGCCCCCACCTGGAACGGGGACGAGGAGGGAGAAGAAGGCAAGCGGAGAGGGGTGCTGGGGTGGTCCCCTGGGAACCTGGAGTCGCGGAGGATGCCGGgagggaggtgtgtgtgtgtggggggagctCTGGCTGGGGGCTACAGGGTGGGGGAAAGGTCTTCACCCCCAGGATCTGGCCAGAATCTGCCCACCTGGAAGGAGGGGCCAAGCCACAGCCCCCCTGTCCCGAGATGGGGTGGCCGAGCTGGGCCCGTGCTTGCCCCAGGCCACACTGGGACGCCGGTTCTGGAAAGCTGAGGGAGGGCATGGCCGGGCGCGTGTGACCTGTCCCCCACCCAATCCCTGAGCCCCCAGTGGGTGAGATGCTCAGGGCCCCCGCTGTGTCCTCAGGGAGCAGAGGATAAGGGACCCCCGAGGACAGGCCTGTGCCATGCTGTCTCCAccgggtggggagtggggtgaggAGGGACGGGGGTATGGGACgcaggggaaggagggagcagttccctgccccaccccactctcTCCGGGGTGCCAGGCAAGCAGGAGCCCTTGGCTCACTGCAAGTCCCTGTTCCGAGGACTTGAAGCTGGCACCAGAAGGGGACACCCTGTGGCCTGGTTGGAGCAACTACAGAATGCTGCCGAGGAGAGGAAACtcattcttgctttttaaaatatccccTTTCATCCTCTCCGTCCCCTGTCATACTCCTCCCGTGGGCCAGAGggctgtgccttggtttccccatctagGCCACAAGGACCCTCCTGGGTCCCCGCTTCAGGGCAGGGTTAATGGCACTGCACCCTGGGTCCTTGCAGCTGGTGGGGGTGCCCATGGGGACCCCCACTCTGCTCCCTGGCTTGGAGCCTGCTCCTGCCACCTGGGTCCCGGTGGGCTTGGAGGCAGCCCTGGCCCCCGAAGGCACCCAGATGCTCACCCGCAGGAGCCAtccatgtgtgtgcacgtgcccCTGCCCTGTTTCAATCAGGGTGCCAATGGCCCCGATAGCTGGCAGTGCCAGGAAGCACGCCCCTGCCTGTCTGCCATTGCCCACCCTGCAGCCGCCAGGAAGCAGCTCCCAGGGGACCTTCCAGCCTGTCTCACTACGGGCCAGGGAGGGCTGAGGGCCCAGAGGCAGGACCCCATAAGTGAGTTCGCACCCGCCACCCTGCCCCTGGGCCTTCTGCCACACTCGGCACAACCAACTCGGACAGTGTCACTCACCAGCAGCCGGCGCTCTCAGCTCCACCCCAGCCGGGGAGCAGCGAGGGGGGTGCTCCCATCCCCCAACTTTCAGGGCCCTCAGCTGCCACACCCACATAGCGCCCTCCTCTCTCCCAGGCCCCAGGCAGGCCCCTCGCCCACCATGCCAGTGGTCTTGGCTGTCACTGTCAGTAGTCAAGTGACTTTGGGGTCCACAGCCAGGGTGTGTGTTTGGCAGGAGCTCTGGGTCCTGGCTGCAGCGTGGCCCACGACTGGCTGGGTGACCGAGGGCAGGTTCCtaaccctctctgggcctcagctcccCCATCTTCAATGGACGGAGCAGGCGATGGACCAGCAGGGCCCTGGGGGGCAGCCTTGCAGCTGCATTTTGCTCCAGCCCTGGCGCCCCCTCTCTCTCAGATTCCCAAAGCTCTTGAACCTCACTCATCCCCAGAGGCACCCATCTTGGGACAGCAGTGTCCCCACTTGAAAATGAGTCTGGGGCCTCGTGTTTCTAAGCCCTCTGGGCCCCACAACCAAATCTGCCCAAGATGCCCAGctgcatttttctgatttcctctggGCCCtcggccctgccccacccctaaTTCTGAGTCCCCATCCAAGTGGGTTCTGGGGACAGACGGGACCGAGCCACCCAGCAGGCCCCACTCAGGAGTCACCGCTGCCCCGCGGACTCACGCCTCGCCCACGAGGAAGCAGATGGCTCTGGCCTGGGGGTGAGCGAGGGATGTCTGGGAAATCAGGGCTCCACGGGCCTCCCCAGAGGTCCTCCCTGTAGGGCCAGGCACGCAGCTCCCGAGTGGGGTGTAAAGCGGGACTTgccagggagggaggggcagttggtggggctggggtggctgCCATGCCTCGGAGGTGctctggggcagggaggaggggggtggaTGATGACAAGGAGGAGGATCCTGGGAgcgggagaggcagagagaggagagagagctgAGCTGCGTGAGGGCAGCGGGGAGAGGGAAAAGACgggatgggagggagggggagaggagagccaGAAACGGGGCAAGGACCGAGGGAGCCTGCAGCGGCGTGGTAGAGACCCGCGGGCagcctgggggtggtggtggcagaggGCAGCGAGGGGCCAAGGGGCCACGGTGGGGTGGCACAGGGCGTCGGGGACAGCAGGGCCAGGGCAGCTGGAGGCTCACGCGGGGGGCCCTACCTGGGGGGTGGGCAAGGGGGCAGCGGCCAGGCGCGGGCCGGCTGGTCGGCGGGCTGGGGTGGCGGGCTGTCCGGGCGTCCGTCGGTCAGGCCGTCTGAGCGCAGCTGCTCGCTCCTGGGCAGTTCGCGGCGAGAGGGAGGCAGAGGCGGCGGGAGGGAGGCTAAAGGCTGGGCGGGCtggcggggagggggcggggaggggggagggagggaaggagggagggggctggtggagctgagagggagggagggacggagggggggagggagggggcaggcctCCCGGCCCCCCTGGCAGCTTCAAAAGGAGCAATTTTCTCGCAGACGGCTGGGCTAGCTGCGCCCCCACTCCCTCACGCCCCCAGCACCCCtctccgcccccgcccccgccccaggCCCGCGGCGGACGGCCACACACTCGCCCTGGGATCCTTGGCGTCACTGGGCAGGCACAGCCTGCGAGAGTCAGACTTTCCACTGTCcggatggggagactgaggcctggggaaaggagggggagCTTGTTGGCGGGAACCCAGTCCGACGGAGAGGAGAGGAACACGGCGGGGAGGCGGCCACGGGCTGCTAGCCCAGGGGGGCCGCCTGGGGCTGTGCCTCTGGGGTCAGGAAAGGGGGCTACTGTGGGCGCTCCGAGTCCATCCCCCAACCTCCAACCTTTCTTCCTTAAAAAGAGGAAATAGTTTCCTGGTGTCATCCAGAACCAGGGCCCAGctgggtgtgggggggggggcaggggagtgCTCCACAGATTCTGGGGCTCCTCCCTGGTCTGCCCATCATCCTGAGGCTGCAGATTCCGGGTGCCTCATTGAAGCCGAGGTCCAGGAACGGCCGTGACCAAGCAAAGCtgattcagacagaaggaagcaAATGAGCCATCCTTGCTCAGTCAGCACCCGGCCTGGCTCCCGAGGGCGTGCTAAGCCGTCTGTGGATCAGGCCCGTCCCTCAGGCCACAGCCCGTGCAGGTCACCAACAGGGAGTGACTGGGCCAGTCGGCCAACCCTCCCAGGGCTGCACTCTGCTCCACAGGGACGAGACAGCTGGGCTCCTGGAAGCTTGGCCCCTTCCTGAGGGTTCAGGGGACCCCAGCTCCACTTGACCCCAGAGCCCAGGTCCTACTCGCGATGCCATCTCTGTCCTCAAGTGCTGTCCCATTGCTCCCCGAGGCATGGGCTCCTTGTTGGCAGTGGGGCGAGGCCGTGGGGACAAGCTGATGATCCTTCCAGACAGGCTCCCACAAGGGGAGCTCTGGCAGGACAGAGGTGGGGCCCTAGAGAGTGGAAGCAAAGGTCAGGAGTGactgggagaagagaagaaactgaggcaggcaAGGGGAGGCCTGATAGAGCTCAATGTCGACCCACAGAGAAAACTGGCAAGAAAGGGGACAACAAGGGATTATGCCAGGAGGGGCAGGAGCCAGGTTAGAGTGAGGTGGGGTCCCCTGGAGAGAGGACAGGGACATGGGCCAAGAGTGTCAAGCCACCCAGGCACGCCAGTATTCGGGTATTCGGTGCTCAGCCAGCAGCCTGCCCGTGGGAAGCTTCCAGGTGGGCTGCGGAGAAGAGTGAAGTCGGAGAAGCAGGGTTTGGGTTAGGTTCGGGATTTCGTGGGAGAGGTGGGTTGGAAGTGGTTGAGACGAGGAGACTGGAGAGACTTCTTCCCTTTCAGACAAGGGGATTGgtttgtgttgtgttgtgttgcGTTGTACTTTTTATCGTGGCAATTTTCCAACCTTCCTGGCAATAGAAAGAAAGGATCATGAACCCCAAGTCACCCTCACTGAACTTCAGCATTCCCAACTTGTGACCACTTGGAGTCATCTCTGACCCTCTCCCCCAGTCCCCTGACTGGGATTTGAAGCAGATCCCCAGATGTCACTTTAATCCATCTGGAAATCTGTTGGTCGGAGCAGGTGAGGGGGAAGTGGAGGCTGATTTGCAGTTTGTGTAGGGCCAGGCAGGAGGgcaccaaagacaaagagggtCCAAAACACGTACAAAAACCCAACGCtccatgaaagaagccagtcaccaaGGACCACCTACTGTACAAGAGCATTCACTTGAAGTGTCCAGAACAGGGAAATTGGTAAAGATGGAAaggagattagtggttgcttgggGCTGGAGGGTTGGCATGGGGAGAAGGGGTGACGACTAAAGGGTATGGATTTCTTTCCGAGAtgaggaaatgttctaaaattgactgcggtgatggttgcacaactctgtgactagACTAAAAACCATCAAAGTGTGCACTGTAAATGGGTGAATTGCATCTGATGTGAATCGTATCTCAATaaagtggttaaaaaggaaaacaagaaaaag is a genomic window of Choloepus didactylus isolate mChoDid1 chromosome X, mChoDid1.pri, whole genome shotgun sequence containing:
- the BGN gene encoding biglycan isoform X1, whose translation is MEAPGGSGYPRPLLPPVVTHRSGLGGLGAPKSSPPGAPWAWNSHIHQSEGPRDVPGLHRPARPSPGNPELARLLPNELREHPSSGWSLGGQMAEEASAGLVSGGDLGCPWTCLKERGRGSPALGERGRLGVEWDFRSKARGPLGGRGEWPRRSLWGLACLMGEPPWPGPMMDFAGCLRGAGPGDAGRRQQGLGTSELWGLGQRLSWQRVSQTHRYSACSWWRGAGCPNRLPNFPEPPWGLARPPPTPLEPVQVAWEPKSPSKAPAGRSSPDSFPL
- the BGN gene encoding biglycan isoform X2 — its product is MEAPGGSGYPRPLLPPVVTHRSGLGGLGAPKSSPPGAPWAWNSHIHQSEGPRDVPGLHRPARPSPGNPELARLLPNELREHPSSGWSLGGQMAEEASAGLVSGGDLGCPWTCLKERGRGSPALGERGRLGVEWDFRSKARGPLGGRGEWPRRSLWGLACLMGEPPWPGPMMDFAGCLRGAGPGDAGRRQQGLASLGLGQTTPHPTRTCPGRLGTEEPFQGSRWAFQP